A region of the Microtus ochrogaster isolate Prairie Vole_2 unplaced genomic scaffold, MicOch1.0 UNK1561, whole genome shotgun sequence genome:
NNNNNNNNNNNNNNNNNNNNNNNNNNNNNNNNNNNNNNNNNNNNNNNNNNNNNNNNNNNNNNNNNNNNNNNNNNNNNNNNNNNNNNNNNNNNNNNNNNNNNNNNNNNNNNNNNNNNNNNNNNNNNNNNNNNNNNNNNNNNNNNNNNNNNNNNNNNNNNNNNNNNNNNNNNNNNNNNNNNNNNNNNNNNNNNNNNNNNNNNNNNNNNNNNNNNNNNNNNNNNNNNNNNNNNNNNNNNNNNNNNNNNNNNNNNNNNNNNNNNNNNNNNNNNNNNNNNNNNNNNNNNNNNNNNNNNNNNNNNNNNNNNNNNNNNNNNNNNNNNNNNNNNNNNNNNNNNNNNNNNNNNNNNNNNNNNNNNNNNNNNNNNNNNNNNNNNNNNNNNNNNNNNNNNNNNNNNNNNNNNNNNNNNNNNNNNNNNNNNNNNNNNNNNNNNNNNNNNNNNNNNNNNNNNNNNNNNNNNNNNNNNNNNNNNNNNNNNNNNNNNNNNNNNNNNNNNNNNNNNNNNNNNNNNNNNNNNNNNNNNNNNNNNNNNNNNNNNNNNNNNNNNNNNNNNNNNNNNNNNNNNNNNNNNNNNNNNNNNNNNNNNNNNNNNNNNNNNNNNNNNNNNNNNNNNNNNNNNNNNNNNNNNNNNNNNNNNNNNNNNNNNNNNNNNNNNNNNNNNNNNNNNNNNNNNNNNNNNNNNNNNNNNNNNNNNNNNNNNNNNNNNNNNNNNNNNNNNNNNNNNNNNNNNNNNNNNNNNNNNNNNNNNNNNNNNNNNNNNNNNNNNNNNNNNNNNNNNNNNNNNNNNNNNNNNNNNNNNNNNNNNNNNNNNNNNNNNNNNNNNNNNNNNNNNNNNNNNNNNNNNNNNNNNNNNNNNNNNNNNNNNNNNNNNNNNNNNNNNNNNNNNNNNNNNNNNNNNNNNNNNNNNNNNNNNNNNNNNNNNNNNNNNNNNNNNNNNNNNNNNNNNNNNNNNNNNNNNCCACTTACCAAGGACTTCAATGTACTTGACTGTGGTCTTATTGAGGCCAGTGACAGAGTTATAGACGAAGCAGGTATAGGATCCACTGTTATTAGTAGTGATGTTTTGGATAAAGAGCTCTTGGGAGGATGACAGGAACTCTCCATTGACAAACCAAGAGTACAGTGCAGGTGGGTTAGAGGCTGCTTGACAGGAGAGGCTGAGGTTTGTccttaaatgaaaataagtatttGAGGGGGATATGATCGGGTCATCTGGACCATCTGGAGCAAACAGAAGAAAGGCACATGTGATGTCAGCAGAGGGAAGGCAATCCTGGTCTGCAGAAGGTCATAGTATCTCTCTGAGCTGTGCTATAACCTCAGTTGAGCAGGTCACACCCACAACTGGGGTGCAGATTAGTAGAAGAGTATTCATGCAGCAGGCACAAGTCCTGATCCATCTCCAGTACAGCACACAAACATCCCCACTGCACACTCACGTGTGCACTGAGCCCAAGTCTGCACTGTCCCCTGTCTCCGTCACCCTGAGCCTCAAACCCATTCTAGCTCAATACTGGGCCTGGCTGCATGTATCTGGGCTGGGCCAGGAGGCCCTGGTCAGCCTAGGTATCTGTGTGGTGGGTCTGTGTCACCAACCCAAGGGGACTGAGTTTCCTAGCTCTAGCCCTTTGTATAGACAGTTGTAGCCAGGATGAAGCAGACAATACTTACAAGTAATGTTCAGAGTGAATGGGTCACTTCGGGAGGTGCTCACTGGGTTCCGGGTTTCACACTCATAATCTCCTGTGTCATTCCTCACAACACTGAGTAAAGTGAGAGTCCTGTTGTCCTCAGACAGCTTCAGCCTGTCACCTTCTGAGAGGCTTTGGCCATTTCTGCTCCACAGGTAGCTTGTATTCTCAGTCTTTGGATCACACATTAATGCTACTGAGTCCTCACCCTCCATGGGATTGGAATTGTTGCTTGTGATGCGGGGCTTGGGTAGTAGTGCTGTGTGTGCAGACAACAGAGAGAAGGTTGCCCTGAGTG
Encoded here:
- the LOC101984945 gene encoding carcinoembryonic antigen-related cell adhesion molecule 1-like, which gives rise to APLRATFSLLSAHTALLPKPRITSNNSNPMEGEDSVALMCDPKTENTSYLWSRNGQSLSEGDRLKLSEDNRTLTLLSVVRNDTGDYECETRNPVSTSRSDPFTLNITYGPDDPIISPSNTYFHLRTNLSLSCQAASNPPALYSWFVNGEFLSSSQELFIQNITTNNSGSYTCFVYNSVTGLNKTTVKYIEVLEPVTTPSIQVSNTTVKELDSVSLNCSSNDTGISIHWLFNGQSLELTDRMKLSLDNRTLSIDPVKREDSGEYQCEVSNPVSSERSDLIQLDII